TTTATAGCCTTTTATATCAAGACCAAAACCTGCAAGGCTTACAAATTCTTTATTTTTATTTGAGCTTAAAAGCTCAATTTTACTTATGCCAAAATACTTTAAAATTTGTGCCCCAATGCCATAATCTTTTTGCGAGCTTGTATCGCTTTTATTGCTGTCTAAAAATAGCAACACTCCGCCATTTTTACTTAAAAAATCCAATGCCTTTAATAAATTATCAAATTTATCTCCGCTTAAAAGCTCATGGTCTTTGCTTATTTTTTGAAATTTTACATTAGTTTGCGCTTTTATCTCTCCGAAAACATAGGCAGCGTGATTTTTATTTTCGTGATCTTTTATGTCATATCTTTTTGCTTCAAAACCACAGATTTTTACACTCTTTGCAGGCGAAACTTCTATTAAGCTTTCGTGACTAAGTCTGTATTCTACTAATTCAGAAACGCTTATCATATTTAGGTTAAATTTTTTACAGAATTCTTCCAAATAATCACGTCTTGCCATTGTGCCATCTTCTTTTACGATCTCACAAATCGCTGCCATTGGGCTAACGCCAGCGAGTTTGCAAAGATCAACTGATCCTTCAGTGTGACCTGTACGAACGAGGACGCCACCTTTTTTTGCAATAAGCGGAAATATATGCCCAGGCCTTACAAAATTTTCAGGCACTGAATCAATACTAGCAGCAAGTCTAATCGT
The Campylobacter concisus genome window above contains:
- a CDS encoding bifunctional 3,4-dihydroxy-2-butanone 4-phosphate synthase/GTP cyclohydrolase II is translated as MAFENVLKAIEDIKNGKMVIMVDDEDRENEGDLVFSAASSDMQKVNFAITHAKGVLCLAMDEANAKRLDLPLMVFKNTSSHETAFTVTIDAKEATTGVSAYERDMTIRLAASIDSVPENFVRPGHIFPLIAKKGGVLVRTGHTEGSVDLCKLAGVSPMAAICEIVKEDGTMARRDYLEEFCKKFNLNMISVSELVEYRLSHESLIEVSPAKSVKICGFEAKRYDIKDHENKNHAAYVFGEIKAQTNVKFQKISKDHELLSGDKFDNLLKALDFLSKNGGVLLFLDSNKSDTSSQKDYGIGAQILKYFGISKIELLSSNKNKEFVSLAGFGLDIKGYKEI